The Dehalococcoidia bacterium genome includes the window TTACCCTGTCCTGACAGAAAAGACACTTTGAAGCCTTGCGTACGCCGGTGAAATTGCCGCCGTCTGACTTGGGAACTTTGAACGGGCAGGCTTCCACACAGTAACCGCATCCGGTACATTTATCTTTGTTGTATTGGACAAAGCCCAGCTTGTGATAGGAAAGCGCCCCGCTGGGACAAACCGTCACACAGGCAGCATCGGTGCAGTGCATGCAGGATCGGCGGGTAAATAACCAGTCGATCCCCCCATTTCCATTCTTGCTCACTTCGGTGAACTTAATCTTCAGCCAAGTGTCGGAAGAGAGATCGGGCGGATTCTCAAATGTTCCTCGATTGGTGGTTTCTTCCGCCTTCAGCTCATTCCATTGCTTGCAGGCTACCTGGCAGCCGCGACAAGCGGTGCATTTGGTACCATCAAAGAGTATCGCTTTAGCCATCTTATGACCTCCTCACATCGCAAAGGAAAGTCTTGTACTCTGGTATTGTAGTGTTAGCATCTCCAACATGTGGCGTCAGCATGTTTGCGCTGTCGCCTTTGGACATGCCGCTGTATCCCCAGTGCCATGGCATACCAATATGGTGAATCGTCTGTCCGTTCACTTTCAGGGATTGGAATCGCTTAGTGACCATTGCCACTGCCCTGACCTCTCCCCGAGCAGTACTGACCACAACCTTGTCGCCGTTCCGGATTCCCCTCTCTGCGGCCAGTTCCTCGCTCATTTCGGCATACATTTCCGGCTGGAGTTCCACCAGCCAGGGCAGGTTCCGGGTCATGATGCCCGTCTGCCAGTGTTCGGTGCAGCGATAGGTAGTGCCAACGCAGGGAAACTTATCGGGAGTTCCCCGTTCGTTCATGAACTTCCCGATAAAGGCACAGGGATTGGTCTTGGTGCCGGACATCAGATTTTTCTCCAGAGGGCTTTCCCAAGCTTCATAGACCTCCGGCAGAGGCCCCTCCGCGAGGCCATTACCCCAGATGCGCCCTAAGCCTTCCTTGTTCATGATAAAGGGCAGATTCCTTGCCCCGGGCGCAGCAATATTGATCGGATCTCCGCCTCCATCAGTGACATCTCCCTGCCACTTGGCATCGGCATAGAAGATTACCGGATGCTCGCTATCCCATGGATTTCCATTGAGGTCAACCGATGCCCGGTTGTAGATAATCCGCCGGTTAACCGGCCACGCCCATGACCAGTTGGAGTAAAGGCCGATTTGTTTGGGGTGCGCATCTACGTTGATGCGCTTTTTAGCTTTGTTTCCATCCGCGTCCGTATAGAAATTGCAGAAAATCCAATTTCCGCAACTCGTTGTACCGTCGTCCTTAAGGTTAGAGAAGCTGGTCATCAGACTGCCAGTGGTCAGATCGTAGCCGTTGACCTCCTTGGCCACTGCGTCAGAACTGATCTCCCCATAGTTCCATACCAGATCATGGATCGGCCTGGCCTTGGCAGAGCTGTCTCCGGCATAGAGTTCCTTGATCTTCAGCATCATCTCGTTCATCACTTCAAGATCAGGCCGGCCTTCTCCGGGTGGCTCAACTGCCTTATAGCGCCACTGTACCCAGCGACCGCTGTTGCTGATGCTGCCTTCCTTTTCATAGGAGGCAGCCATTGGAAGCAGGAATACTTCCGTCTTGATGCTGGCCGGGTCCACGCCCGGTCTTCTCCAGAACTCGGCTGTTTCGTTCATCCAGATGTCGGCCGACATCATCCAATCGAGTTTGCCCAGAGCTTCTCTGGCTCCATTGGAATTGGGTCCGCCAGCAGCAGGATTTTGCCCCCACACCCAGAGCCCCTTGATCTTCCCTTCCCCCATTGCTTCGATCATCCCGACGTGCGTGTAATTCACCGTCGGGTCGGTCTTGGGAAGATAGTTGAAGCAGAAGTCATTTTCTTTGGTGGCGGCATCGCCATACCATGATTTGAGCTGGCTGACGATGTATTTGCTGGCATTGCCCCACCAGTTCAAGCTCTTATCTCCGGCCAGCCCCTGAGGTGTAATCGTGGCATCAGGATGTTTACCGGATCTCTTCAAATAAGCCTGAATATCCGTATCGCTTTCAACAGGGACGTTCAGATATCCGGGGAGAATATGTGCCAGCAGACACATATCAGTCGAACCCTGTACGTTCGAGGTTCCTCTCAAGGCGTTGATACCGCCGCCGGAAATGCCCATGTTACCCAGCAATAGCTGGAGCACGGCATAGGATCTGATATTCTGCACTCCATAGGTATGCTGGGTAGCTCCCATGGCATAGCAGATAGTGCCTGCCTTGCCTTTCTGACCTGTCTGTATGTAAGTATGAATAATCTCCAGGTAGACGTCTTTCGGCGTGCCGGTTATGTTGCAGACCGTATCTACATCATACCGGGAGTAGTGTTTCTTCATCAACTGAAATACGCACTGCGGGTCTTTCAGCGTCGGGTCAGTGGCGGGTGTTTTGGCATTGGCGTACTGCCAGCTCGTCTTGGAAGCAGCGGTATATTTGCCGTTTTGCACTTCGCCAAAGAGTCCGTCGTTGAATGTGAAGTCCGGATTTACAATCAGGGCAGCGTTGGTATACTGGGTTACGTAGTCCATGT containing:
- a CDS encoding 4Fe-4S dicluster domain-containing protein, with product MAKAILFDGTKCTACRGCQVACKQWNELKAEETTNRGTFENPPDLSSDTWLKIKFTEVSKNGNGGIDWLFTRRSCMHCTDAACVTVCPSGALSYHKLGFVQYNKDKCTGCGYCVEACPFKVPKSDGGNFTGVRKASKCLFCQDRVTNGFEPACVTTCPTAALQFGERSEMVAIGRSRVEQLGSTYPMANLYGEKQLDGLHVLYVLPYAPEVHGLPADPKVPTAAEARDILKYVGVGAVAAVAVGAGLNFLVARARMIEANKKGGKG
- the fdnG gene encoding formate dehydrogenase-N subunit alpha is translated as MELSRRDFLKATGAGVGSVALLGVVGSKEKSYAASSKTLPLKAKVKETTTICCYCSVGCGAIVTAYEDGRIKMEGDPDHPINEGTLCPKGQAMAQIHQVDGKINPYRLTKPLYRAPNSTTWEEKSWDWMIGTIAERVKATRDESWNEKTGRVDALASLGGGELDNEECYLLAKMDRALGIAYMEHCARLUHSSTVAALAESFGRGAMTNHWIDLRNSDCIMIIGSNAAENHPVSFKWITKAMEKGAKLIHVDPRFSRTSAKADIYAPLRSGTDIAFIGGMINYVVNDMESNPGNYNMDYVTQYTNAALIVNPDFTFNDGLFGEVQNGKYTAASKTSWQYANAKTPATDPTLKDPQCVFQLMKKHYSRYDVDTVCNITGTPKDVYLEIIHTYIQTGQKGKAGTICYAMGATQHTYGVQNIRSYAVLQLLLGNMGISGGGINALRGTSNVQGSTDMCLLAHILPGYLNVPVESDTDIQAYLKRSGKHPDATITPQGLAGDKSLNWWGNASKYIVSQLKSWYGDAATKENDFCFNYLPKTDPTVNYTHVGMIEAMGEGKIKGLWVWGQNPAAGGPNSNGAREALGKLDWMMSADIWMNETAEFWRRPGVDPASIKTEVFLLPMAASYEKEGSISNSGRWVQWRYKAVEPPGEGRPDLEVMNEMMLKIKELYAGDSSAKARPIHDLVWNYGEISSDAVAKEVNGYDLTTGSLMTSFSNLKDDGTTSCGNWIFCNFYTDADGNKAKKRINVDAHPKQIGLYSNWSWAWPVNRRIIYNRASVDLNGNPWDSEHPVIFYADAKWQGDVTDGGGDPINIAAPGARNLPFIMNKEGLGRIWGNGLAEGPLPEVYEAWESPLEKNLMSGTKTNPCAFIGKFMNERGTPDKFPCVGTTYRCTEHWQTGIMTRNLPWLVELQPEMYAEMSEELAAERGIRNGDKVVVSTARGEVRAVAMVTKRFQSLKVNGQTIHHIGMPWHWGYSGMSKGDSANMLTPHVGDANTTIPEYKTFLCDVRRS